From Lucilia cuprina isolate Lc7/37 chromosome 4, ASM2204524v1, whole genome shotgun sequence:
attttataaattacccTTCATTTTTCCACAATTGATCCATTACCCTTAGCATTTGTAGTGTTAACATATCCTGTCTTAAGTCATCACCATTTTTAAAgattatataaatatcattaCAATTTTGATCGGCATTCTCGAATACAATCCACAGCGGACGCATTTTTGAGTCCATTACTTTACATTTTTCCGGCTTAACACCCTTACAGCGAAAGCTGGGATTCAAGGGATTCTGTATGCTTTGGAAGACACCACTGTTGCGCTGATTGCGTAAAAATTCCTGTAACAGATTTCTTACTTTCTCTTTGCCGCCCTTTTTCGCTAGCACTGAACCCTGTTTTAGTTTCTCTAAAACATGCAGCTGTTTGCGCAACAGCGGTACGTGTGGTTTACAACCTTTGAGATAAGCTTCAAGCAATAAACCGAAACGTGTTTGCATTGAAGGTGTTTGCATTTCGGAGCGTAAATGCCAAAAGAAATAGTGACCGATACGTTGATTGCGCAAAGCTCGCTCTAGGACAAATGTGGTGAGTGCACAATCTAAATAAGATTCATGTTTCATTGCCTGTACCAATTGCAGCAGATACAGCAAAAGTTCCTCGTCTCtgtttgaaaattgtatttttatttatttatcttgttttgtttatttatttaacttactttaatttatttagacaACGAATGGCAAAATTTCTCACTGCTGGATCGGGATAGGCATAATCTAGTAATTCTAAGGAACGTTCTACAGATATAATGGGCCATTCTTTAAGTAGCAGCCACATTTCGGCCACTTCATCGCGTTCATTCCAATTAACACAATGTAAAAGTATAGAAAGCTCTTCGGGTTCATCTTGTTTGATGGCGtatctaaaataataatatgaatattaGTAAGCCAGATCACAGTGAATACTAACAGCCGAGATCCACTTAGTCAATTGAACTACTAACCTCTTCTCCCATATATCATTACGATCTTGATCGTGCATTTCATAAAGTTTATTAATAGTACGTGAATACTGTGATAGAACTTTGCTAACGGTAGCCGCTCCATCCTGAGATGAACCGCGACTGAGAGGCTCTTTGCAAGCAGCTAATTTGGAGGCATATTGTAGGACTGTCTCTTCCGAAGGATACTGTATATTATCGTAACCGTAATTATGGAATGTGAGTTGTACCACAGCACACTCATCTTTACGTGGATTTGGTTCAATGGTGCCCAACGGATGAAATATCTCATCCGATTGTATATCGTCGGCATACGTCCAGGTGTGTAGCGTTTGACATCCCGTTTTCAATTGATGCTTATAATCGAATAGTGTGGTATTGACCCAGGCCAACGAGTTGACATTAACATTGCCGTCTTTTAATATTGTATTCTCTTTGCTAGCGTTTGAGTGTTTCTTCGAACGTGATGTCTTTGTCACTTCATAGATCACCATACAGAGTCGAGTCATGCGTGGCAAGTTTTGTAGGGGAATATCTAAGACAATGTCCTTGTCAAAGGTAAATGAACGATTATTACTGCTGGCAATGTCGACCGAATGTTGAGCGCACAACTTGTGCTCGCCATGATAGAGACCGATGTGTACGCCAACTTTAATGCCTCTGGCCAAATCACAGTTAACATTATCAATGCGATGCAGTCGCAAACGAAAATGACTGTCGATTTCCCatgaactttttatttttcgttttaccATTTCATTTGATTGATGGCGCAGACTTTCGGGTTTTGGTGGTCTCTTGGGGGCAGCATATAATTCCTGTTTATAGCTAATATATGAAGGTAGGGTATGTATGGGTTTGAGTACAACATTGGGAACTTCTGAACCAGAAAGGCTTTCCTATATGTAATTACAATgcattaaataatgtttaaaagctTTAGTTGTCGAATAACTCAcctgtatataaataaattgtattagtGGATATTCACCAAACAAGTATTCGTCACGACCGCGCACTTTCAATATGTAGTCCGATGCTCGATCACTAACTTTTATTTGAGATTTACGAACTTTCGATAGAGCCAAATCTACCAGAGTTCGTGGTGTATGCTGATCACTGACAGAGATCGTAAATGAGGTTTCATCATTTTCCAActtaacaacaactaaaaaatttgaattgcgAAAACGTGTACGTATTATTTCCGGCATTACGGGATTATTTGCCAAACGTAACGGATGCTCGTACAACAATTTATCTGTCCAGCGATATTTGGAACGCTCCAATTCGATTTCATCACATAACAGTGTCATTTTACGCCGGAAATCATCCTCTTCGGGACTTCGCTGCGCACTATAGTCTTCGAATGATTTACCAATCATATTACTCACCAATTTCGATAGCTCATAATCACTGGAAATTGCAGTAGTTTCACTGCGTTCGCCCAAGCGCAAAAGGCAGAAATAAGGCTGAACTTCACATAAACGTTTTGTTTCATCTGTAAATGGTTCGACTAGTGCAATGGCCGATATACCACTGACCTCATAATCGCAAGCATCTTTGATAAGATTGTGAAGTGGATAATTTTTTGATTGTTTAACCATTTCCTTAAATAGAATAgagtataaaaatttgtttaattatt
This genomic window contains:
- the LOC111678878 gene encoding phosphatidylinositol 4,5-bisphosphate 3-kinase catalytic subunit beta isoform, producing MAPLAGPSFSIDTWKNDPPDVELKCFLPNGIFLTLSVPATATIREIKTEMVKQSKNYPLHNLIKDACDYEVSGISAIALVEPFTDETKRLCEVQPYFCLLRLGERSETTAISSDYELSKLVSNMIGKSFEDYSAQRSPEEDDFRRKMTLLCDEIELERSKYRWTDKLLYEHPLRLANNPVMPEIIRTRFRNSNFLVVVKLENDETSFTISVSDQHTPRTLVDLALSKVRKSQIKVSDRASDYILKVRGRDEYLFGEYPLIQFIYIQESLSGSEVPNVVLKPIHTLPSYISYKQELYAAPKRPPKPESLRHQSNEMVKRKIKSSWEIDSHFRLRLHRIDNVNCDLARGIKVGVHIGLYHGEHKLCAQHSVDIASSNNRSFTFDKDIVLDIPLQNLPRMTRLCMVIYEVTKTSRSKKHSNASKENTILKDGNVNVNSLAWVNTTLFDYKHQLKTGCQTLHTWTYADDIQSDEIFHPLGTIEPNPRKDECAVVQLTFHNYGYDNIQYPSEETVLQYASKLAACKEPLSRGSSQDGAATVSKVLSQYSRTINKLYEMHDQDRNDIWEKRYAIKQDEPEELSILLHCVNWNERDEVAEMWLLLKEWPIISVERSLELLDYAYPDPAVRNFAIRCLNKLKDEELLLYLLQLVQAMKHESYLDCALTTFVLERALRNQRIGHYFFWHLRSEMQTPSMQTRFGLLLEAYLKGCKPHVPLLRKQLHVLEKLKQGSVLAKKGGKEKVRNLLQEFLRNQRNSGVFQSIQNPLNPSFRCKGVKPEKCKVMDSKMRPLWIVFENADQNCNDIYIIFKNGDDLRQDMLTLQMLRVMDQLWKNEGMDFRMNIYNCISMERRLGMIEVVLNAETIANIQKEKGMFSATSPFKKGSLYSWLKEYNKTEEEMNKAVKEFTLSCAGYCVATYVLGVADRHSDNIMVKRNGQLFHIDFGHILGHFKEKFGVRRERVPFVLTHDFVYVINKGRADRMAEEFLLFQNMCEKAFLVLRKHGCLILSLFSMMISTGLPELSSEKDLNYLKETLVLEYSEEKALEHFRSKFSEALANSWKTSLNWASHNFSKNNKQ